The following coding sequences lie in one Xanthomonas hyacinthi genomic window:
- a CDS encoding XdhC family protein, with amino-acid sequence MSAARHCLHEAIVACRQRAPAVLAVPMDTEGSTYARAGALALFGADGAQQGWLSGGCLEPEIARCAAAAAAANALAWMDIDTRDDEDLLSGSAVGCRGRLRLALLPLRALPGFERLAQAWLQRRGGLALALQADGRVAAAVAGEALQWRLPCQAWHGAAARSGAVQVPPPPRVSVFGAGPETAVLLPLLRQLGWMTTLVEQRPRWAAQAVLADQALACTPSRALAECADSEAALVMHHHFELDREALDALAASTIPFLGLLGPTRRREDLFRLLRPQQHAQLLPRLHSPIGLRLGGSGAEAIALSIAAQLQGIRDVQQASAIPEPNRCSVTRLHGGDAAAAALAPLRADSGARGAAR; translated from the coding sequence ATGTCCGCTGCCAGACACTGTCTCCACGAGGCCATCGTTGCCTGCCGGCAGCGCGCACCTGCCGTGCTGGCGGTGCCGATGGACACGGAAGGCTCCACCTATGCGCGTGCCGGTGCGCTCGCGCTGTTCGGCGCCGACGGCGCGCAGCAGGGCTGGCTCAGCGGCGGTTGCCTGGAGCCGGAGATCGCGCGTTGCGCGGCGGCGGCGGCCGCGGCCAACGCGCTGGCGTGGATGGACATCGACACGCGCGACGATGAGGACCTGCTGTCCGGGTCGGCGGTGGGCTGCCGTGGTCGCCTGCGCCTGGCCTTGCTGCCCTTGCGCGCCTTGCCCGGGTTCGAGCGCCTGGCGCAGGCCTGGCTGCAGCGGCGCGGCGGCCTGGCCCTGGCGCTGCAGGCCGACGGGCGCGTCGCGGCGGCGGTGGCCGGCGAGGCGCTGCAGTGGCGCCTGCCGTGCCAGGCCTGGCACGGCGCCGCGGCGCGCAGCGGCGCCGTGCAGGTGCCGCCGCCGCCGCGGGTCAGCGTGTTCGGCGCAGGCCCGGAAACCGCCGTGCTGCTGCCGCTGCTGCGGCAGTTGGGCTGGATGACCACGCTGGTGGAACAGCGTCCGCGCTGGGCGGCGCAGGCCGTGCTGGCCGACCAGGCCCTGGCCTGCACGCCGAGCCGTGCGCTGGCCGAGTGCGCCGACAGCGAGGCGGCGCTGGTGATGCACCATCACTTCGAACTGGACCGCGAGGCGCTGGATGCGCTGGCGGCGAGCACGATCCCGTTCCTGGGCCTGCTGGGGCCGACGCGCCGGCGCGAGGACCTGTTCCGCCTGTTGCGCCCGCAGCAGCACGCGCAACTGCTGCCGCGGCTGCATTCGCCGATCGGGCTGCGGCTCGGCGGCAGCGGCGCGGAGGCGATCGCGCTGAGCATCGCCGCGCAATTGCAGGGCATCCGCGACGTGCAGCAAGCCAGCGCCATCCCGGAACCGAACCGGTGCAGCGTGACCCGCTTGCATGGCGGCGATGCCGCAGCGGCTGCGCTGGCGCCGTTGCGCGCCGACAGCGGCGCACGCGGTGCGGCGCGATGA
- a CDS encoding nucleotidyltransferase family protein, which yields MSHAHAALVLAAGASRRLGQAKQALTRDGEPLLRRAARLALAASPVRCVVALGAQAEALRPLLDGLPVEIAINPDWASGMGGSLACLRTALHDDASITHSLVLGCDQPALDAAHLQDLLAAAYRAASGCAVSAYAGVRGMPAVVAQACWRELPLRGDQGLRGLFDAMVLDSLGCIVAPALALDLDTPQDVLAAVERGWLDP from the coding sequence ATGAGCCACGCGCATGCCGCGCTGGTGCTCGCCGCCGGCGCCAGCCGCCGCCTCGGCCAGGCCAAGCAGGCGCTGACCCGCGACGGCGAGCCGTTGCTGCGCCGCGCCGCGCGGCTGGCGCTGGCGGCGTCGCCGGTACGCTGCGTGGTGGCGTTGGGCGCGCAGGCCGAAGCGCTGCGCCCGCTGCTGGACGGCCTGCCGGTGGAAATCGCGATCAATCCGGACTGGGCCAGCGGCATGGGCGGCAGCCTGGCCTGCCTGCGCACGGCGCTGCATGACGATGCGTCGATCACCCACAGCCTGGTGCTCGGCTGCGACCAGCCGGCGCTGGACGCGGCGCACCTGCAGGATCTGCTGGCGGCGGCCTACCGCGCCGCGTCCGGCTGCGCGGTCAGCGCCTACGCCGGCGTGCGCGGCATGCCGGCGGTGGTGGCGCAGGCGTGCTGGCGCGAGCTGCCCCTGCGCGGCGACCAGGGCCTGCGCGGGTTGTTCGATGCGATGGTGCTGGACAGCCTGGGCTGCATCGTCGCCCCGGCGCTGGCATTGGATCTGGATACGCCGCAGGACGTGCTGGCCGCGGTGGAACGCGGCTGGCTGGATCCGTAG
- the adeC gene encoding AdeC/AdeK/OprM family multidrug efflux complex outer membrane factor, whose protein sequence is MSRPTLAPLALTVSALLAGCSLMPAYERPAAPVPAQFDGAAADTGAQTGAVAVADIGWRAVFTDPKLQQVIALALDNNRDLRVAALNIDQAWAQYRVQRADLAPSLDLGGSGSGSRTPGDLSGTGQPLVAHSYSATLGISAYELDLFGRIRSLKEQALQQFLSTTEAQRSTHISLIAQVATAYLTLAADQDLLRLAQDTLTSQSESYRLQQRSFELGAASALTLRQAQTTVESARVDVESYTAQVAQDRNALRLLAGTDVPAALLPTALPDSASADANVLASIPAGLPSELLQRRPDILEAERTLQAANANIGAARAAFYPSISLTASAGSASAGLSGLFKGGSGSWSFAPSISLPIFDGGRNRANLDVAKVQRDIDVANYEKAIQTAFREVSDALAERATLGRQLQAQQALVDASADSYRLSQARFERGVDSYLGALDAQRTLYSAEQTLINTRLSRFTNLATFYKALGGGWVEMAASADATASTGR, encoded by the coding sequence ATGTCCCGTCCGACCCTCGCGCCGCTGGCGCTGACCGTGTCCGCACTGCTCGCCGGCTGCAGCCTGATGCCGGCTTACGAGCGCCCGGCGGCGCCGGTGCCGGCGCAGTTCGACGGCGCCGCTGCCGACACCGGCGCGCAGACCGGCGCCGTCGCCGTCGCCGACATCGGCTGGCGCGCGGTGTTCACCGATCCCAAGCTGCAGCAGGTGATCGCGCTGGCGCTGGACAATAACCGCGACCTGCGCGTGGCCGCGCTCAACATCGACCAGGCCTGGGCGCAGTACCGGGTGCAGCGCGCCGACCTGGCGCCGAGCCTGGACCTGGGCGGCAGCGGCAGCGGCTCGCGCACCCCGGGCGACCTGTCCGGCACCGGGCAACCGCTGGTCGCGCATAGCTACAGCGCCACGCTCGGCATCAGCGCCTACGAACTGGACCTGTTCGGCCGCATACGCAGTCTCAAGGAACAGGCGCTGCAGCAGTTCCTGTCCACCACCGAGGCGCAGCGCAGCACCCACATCAGCCTGATCGCGCAGGTCGCCACCGCCTACCTGACCCTGGCCGCCGACCAGGATCTGCTGCGCCTGGCGCAGGACACGCTGACCAGCCAGAGCGAGAGCTACCGGCTGCAGCAGCGCAGTTTCGAACTCGGCGCGGCCTCGGCGCTGACCCTGCGGCAGGCGCAGACCACGGTGGAAAGCGCGCGGGTGGACGTAGAGAGCTATACGGCGCAGGTGGCGCAGGACCGCAATGCGCTGCGCCTGCTGGCCGGCACCGACGTGCCGGCCGCGCTGCTGCCGACCGCGCTGCCGGACAGCGCCAGCGCCGACGCCAACGTGTTGGCCAGCATTCCGGCCGGATTGCCGTCGGAACTGCTGCAGCGCCGCCCGGACATCCTGGAGGCCGAGCGCACCCTGCAGGCGGCGAACGCCAATATCGGCGCCGCGCGCGCCGCGTTCTATCCGAGCATCAGCCTGACCGCCTCGGCCGGCAGCGCCAGCGCCGGCCTGTCCGGCCTGTTCAAGGGCGGCTCCGGCAGCTGGAGCTTCGCGCCCAGCATTTCGCTGCCGATCTTCGACGGCGGCCGCAACCGCGCCAATCTCGATGTCGCCAAGGTGCAGCGCGACATCGACGTGGCCAACTACGAGAAGGCGATCCAGACCGCGTTCCGCGAGGTCTCCGATGCGCTCGCCGAGCGCGCCACGCTGGGCCGCCAGCTGCAGGCGCAGCAGGCGCTGGTGGATGCGTCGGCCGACAGCTACCGGCTGTCGCAGGCGCGCTTCGAGCGCGGCGTGGACAGCTACCTCGGCGCGTTGGATGCGCAGCGCACGCTGTACAGCGCCGAGCAGACGTTGATCAACACGCGGCTGTCGCGCTTCACCAACCTGGCGACCTTCTACAAGGCGCTGGGCGGCGGCTGGGTGGAGATGGCCGCGTCCGCGGACGCGACGGCCTCGACGGGGCGCTAG
- a CDS encoding xanthine dehydrogenase family protein molybdopterin-binding subunit, translated as MNYIGKEMRRVDGYAKVTGKARYAAEFQIPHLAHGYILTSTIAKGRIVRIDTRAAEAAPGVIKVLTHLNSVKPVSDAVKKKGEDLSFRALLDERIHFSAQPIAVVVAATFEQARHASRLIQVDYAAETAHTDFDALLGQAHDPTPEESPKPRGNPAAAFAAAPVKVEAAYTMPIEHHNPMEPHGGIGYWIGDTLTVVNKSQNVHQDREQLAGYFGLPPEQVNVVSLFVGGAFGSCLRPNYYTFLLGAVSKAVGRPVKIVYTRRQMFSGHGYRPYYRVELGLGADAAGTLQAIRYRHVLNTSRIEAFNEAIFRNARSLYACANVEDRFEVVEADLPTPQAMRAPGTISQMFGIECALDELAYALKMDPLQLRLANYAETDPETGKPFSSKALRECYRLAADTFGWSKRTPEPRSMRDGRLLVGWGMATGTWAAMQMPALARVVLKADGSATVGSATADIGPGTYTVMTLIAAEYLGLDARRVQFELGDTRLPKAPSQGGSWTTASVGSAIHGAAREIRGKLLDLARQDGQAAFAGLDVDAVELADGQLRPTGKPEAGLDVAELMRQHGLQELDVVHASKPSAERKNYATAAHGAQFIEVKVDPDTGMVQVTRVIEATACGRIINPLTSHSQEIGGVVMGIGMALSEGTEVDHRYGRMLNASLADYHVPVNADVHLIETMFVEEDDTIVNPLGVKGMGELGMVGIPAAIANAVFHATGRRIRDLPITPDKLIG; from the coding sequence ATGAACTACATCGGCAAGGAAATGCGCCGCGTCGACGGCTACGCCAAGGTCACCGGCAAGGCGCGCTATGCGGCGGAATTCCAGATCCCGCACCTGGCCCACGGCTACATCCTCACCAGCACCATCGCCAAGGGCCGCATCGTGCGCATCGACACCCGCGCCGCCGAGGCCGCGCCCGGGGTGATCAAGGTGCTGACCCATCTGAATTCGGTCAAGCCGGTGTCCGACGCGGTCAAGAAGAAGGGCGAAGACCTGTCGTTCCGCGCGTTGCTCGACGAGCGCATCCATTTCAGCGCGCAGCCGATCGCGGTGGTGGTCGCCGCCACGTTCGAGCAGGCGCGGCATGCGTCGCGGCTGATCCAGGTGGACTACGCCGCCGAAACCGCGCACACCGATTTCGATGCGTTGCTCGGCCAGGCGCACGATCCGACCCCGGAGGAATCGCCGAAGCCGCGCGGCAACCCGGCCGCCGCGTTCGCCGCCGCACCGGTCAAGGTGGAAGCCGCGTACACGATGCCGATCGAGCACCACAACCCGATGGAACCGCACGGCGGCATCGGCTACTGGATCGGCGACACCCTGACCGTGGTCAACAAGAGCCAGAACGTGCACCAGGACCGCGAGCAGCTGGCCGGTTACTTCGGCCTCCCGCCCGAGCAGGTCAACGTGGTGTCGCTGTTCGTCGGCGGCGCATTCGGCTCGTGCCTGCGCCCGAACTACTACACCTTCCTGCTCGGCGCGGTGTCCAAGGCGGTCGGGCGCCCGGTCAAGATCGTCTACACCCGCCGGCAGATGTTCAGCGGCCATGGCTACCGCCCCTACTACCGGGTGGAACTGGGCCTGGGCGCCGACGCCGCCGGCACGCTGCAGGCGATCCGCTACCGGCACGTGCTCAACACCTCACGCATCGAGGCGTTCAACGAGGCCATCTTCCGCAACGCGCGCTCGCTATACGCCTGCGCCAACGTCGAGGACCGCTTCGAGGTGGTGGAAGCGGACCTGCCGACGCCGCAGGCGATGCGCGCGCCCGGCACCATCAGCCAGATGTTCGGCATCGAATGCGCGCTGGACGAACTGGCCTACGCGCTGAAGATGGACCCGCTGCAGCTGCGCCTGGCCAACTACGCCGAGACCGATCCGGAGACCGGCAAGCCGTTCTCGAGCAAGGCGCTGCGCGAATGCTACCGGCTCGCTGCCGACACCTTCGGTTGGAGCAAGCGCACGCCCGAGCCGCGCTCGATGCGCGACGGCCGCCTGCTGGTCGGCTGGGGCATGGCCACCGGCACCTGGGCGGCGATGCAGATGCCGGCGCTGGCGCGGGTGGTGCTCAAGGCCGACGGCAGCGCCACGGTCGGCAGCGCCACCGCCGACATCGGCCCCGGCACCTACACGGTGATGACCCTGATCGCCGCCGAGTACCTGGGCCTGGACGCCAGGCGCGTGCAGTTCGAACTCGGCGACACGCGCCTGCCGAAGGCGCCGTCGCAGGGCGGCTCGTGGACCACCGCCAGCGTCGGCAGCGCGATCCACGGCGCGGCGCGCGAGATCCGCGGCAAGCTGCTGGACCTGGCCAGGCAGGACGGGCAAGCCGCGTTCGCCGGGCTGGACGTGGATGCGGTGGAACTGGCCGACGGCCAACTGCGCCCGACCGGCAAGCCCGAGGCCGGCCTGGACGTGGCCGAGCTGATGCGCCAGCACGGTCTGCAGGAACTGGACGTGGTGCACGCCTCCAAGCCCTCGGCCGAGCGCAAGAACTACGCCACCGCCGCGCACGGCGCGCAGTTCATCGAGGTCAAGGTCGATCCGGACACCGGCATGGTGCAGGTGACCCGGGTCATCGAGGCCACCGCCTGCGGCAGGATCATCAATCCGCTGACCTCGCACAGCCAGGAGATCGGCGGCGTGGTGATGGGCATCGGCATGGCGCTCAGCGAAGGCACCGAGGTCGACCATCGCTACGGGCGCATGCTCAACGCCTCGCTGGCCGACTACCACGTGCCGGTCAACGCCGACGTGCACCTGATCGAGACCATGTTCGTCGAGGAGGACGACACCATCGTCAACCCGCTCGGGGTCAAGGGCATGGGCGAGCTGGGCATGGTCGGCATTCCAGCGGCGATCGCCAACGCCGTGTTCCATGCCACCGGCAGGCGCATCCGCGACCTGCCGATCACCCCGGACAAGCTGATCGGCTGA
- a CDS encoding alpha/beta fold hydrolase — translation MPHIATQDGTEIFYKDWGNGQPIVFHHGWPLSADDWDAQMLFFLAQGYRVIAHDRRGHGRSTQTATGNDMDTYAADVAALARHLDLKHAIHVGHSTGGGEVARYVARHGAGRVAKAVLIGAVPPIMRKTEHNPGGLPMEVFDGFRAQLAANRAQFYQEVPVPFYGYNRDGAKVSQGIKDNWWRQGMMGGAKAHYDCIEAFSETDFSEDLKQIEVPVLILHGDDDQIVPIADSALLSAKLVRHATLKVYKGYPHGMCTTHPDEINQDLLAFFKA, via the coding sequence ATGCCACACATCGCCACGCAAGACGGAACCGAAATTTTCTACAAGGACTGGGGCAACGGCCAACCCATCGTGTTCCATCACGGCTGGCCGCTCAGCGCCGACGACTGGGACGCGCAGATGCTGTTCTTCCTCGCCCAGGGCTACCGCGTCATCGCCCACGACCGCCGCGGCCACGGCCGTTCCACGCAGACCGCGACCGGCAACGACATGGACACCTACGCCGCCGACGTGGCCGCGCTGGCCAGGCACCTGGACCTGAAGCACGCCATCCACGTCGGCCATTCCACCGGCGGCGGCGAAGTGGCGCGCTATGTCGCCAGGCACGGCGCCGGCCGCGTGGCCAAGGCGGTGCTGATCGGCGCGGTGCCGCCGATCATGCGCAAGACCGAGCACAACCCGGGCGGCCTGCCGATGGAGGTGTTCGACGGCTTCCGCGCGCAGCTCGCGGCCAACCGCGCGCAGTTCTACCAGGAGGTGCCGGTGCCGTTCTACGGCTACAACCGCGACGGTGCCAAGGTGTCGCAAGGCATCAAGGACAACTGGTGGCGGCAGGGCATGATGGGCGGCGCCAAGGCCCACTACGACTGCATCGAGGCGTTCTCGGAAACCGACTTCAGCGAGGACCTGAAGCAGATCGAGGTGCCGGTGCTGATCCTGCACGGCGACGACGACCAGATCGTGCCGATCGCCGACTCGGCGCTGCTGTCGGCCAAGCTGGTCAGGCACGCCACGCTGAAGGTCTACAAGGGCTACCCGCACGGCATGTGCACCACCCACCCCGACGAGATCAACCAGGACCTGCTGGCCTTCTTCAAGGCCTGA
- a CDS encoding winged helix-turn-helix domain-containing protein, with protein MPKPPAAAVPIAAARARALWLDAQRLSTPAPFGAGADAVRRATAHLGYVQIDTIHVIERSHHHVLYSRIPGYRKQDLEQAQAQDKSVFEYWTHALAYVPIADYRMYVAQMARYRAQADAAGKIDPADYARLLRRIRNDGPLSIRDIDDDVLVEKTHPWGSRKPSRAALRYGFFSGDLVVAQRSGMLKTYELAARHFGWTRRPRAASDAQFAQYLLQRALRAQGIVGVDSICYGNAGAKPAVRALIAAAVAARRLVPVQLQGQEQAALWAEPALLEHAPPLPDDALAQLLSPFDPLLIQRKRLQQFFGYEHRFEAYVPAPQRVLGYFALPVLVGDRIVAALDLKMDRQAGRLLIQKWTWLLPQRPALQLAIDAALQRFERFHLQ; from the coding sequence ATGCCGAAACCCCCTGCCGCCGCCGTCCCGATCGCCGCCGCGCGGGCGCGCGCGCTGTGGCTCGATGCGCAGCGGCTGAGCACGCCGGCGCCGTTCGGCGCGGGCGCCGACGCGGTGCGGCGCGCGACCGCGCATCTGGGCTACGTGCAGATCGACACCATCCACGTGATCGAGCGCAGCCACCACCACGTGCTGTACAGCCGCATCCCCGGGTATCGCAAGCAGGACCTGGAACAGGCGCAGGCGCAGGACAAGTCGGTGTTCGAATACTGGACGCATGCGCTGGCCTATGTGCCGATCGCCGACTACCGCATGTACGTGGCGCAGATGGCGCGCTACCGCGCGCAGGCAGACGCCGCGGGCAAGATCGATCCGGCCGATTACGCCAGGCTGCTGCGGCGCATCCGCAACGACGGGCCATTGTCGATCCGCGACATCGACGACGACGTACTGGTCGAGAAGACCCATCCGTGGGGTAGCCGCAAGCCGTCGCGCGCGGCATTGCGCTACGGCTTCTTCAGCGGCGACCTGGTGGTCGCCCAGCGCAGCGGCATGCTCAAGACCTACGAGCTGGCCGCGCGCCACTTCGGCTGGACCCGGCGCCCGCGTGCGGCCAGCGACGCGCAGTTCGCGCAGTACCTGCTGCAGCGCGCGCTGCGCGCGCAGGGCATCGTCGGCGTGGACTCGATCTGCTACGGCAACGCTGGCGCCAAGCCCGCGGTGCGCGCGCTGATCGCCGCCGCGGTCGCCGCCAGGCGCCTGGTTCCGGTGCAGTTGCAGGGACAGGAGCAGGCCGCGCTGTGGGCCGAGCCGGCGCTGCTGGAACACGCGCCGCCGCTGCCGGACGATGCCCTCGCGCAGCTACTGTCGCCGTTCGACCCACTGCTGATCCAGCGCAAGCGGCTGCAGCAGTTCTTCGGCTACGAACACCGCTTCGAGGCCTACGTGCCGGCGCCGCAGCGGGTGCTCGGCTACTTCGCGCTGCCGGTGCTGGTCGGCGACCGCATCGTCGCCGCGCTGGACCTGAAGATGGACCGCCAGGCCGGCAGGCTGCTGATCCAGAAATGGACCTGGCTGCTGCCGCAGCGGCCTGCGCTGCAGTTGGCGATCGATGCGGCGCTGCAGCGCTTCGAGCGCTTTCATCTGCAATAG
- a CDS encoding TetR/AcrR family transcriptional regulator, with protein MPAPARARRRGEPGATCEKHAAVLGAARQLFSRNGFDSTNMDAIATCAGVSKATVYAHFASKDALFRATVDAMVGEVPDRWEALLGVHAPLQARLAAVAHDIVAMATGPLLTGIHRMLALSTQFSVRHTETYWDLCFARYDRAMRQCLLVETRQGTLAVSDAMQASAQFFGLIAGAPALHALLIGEPFAPPPAAASVDSAVALFVRGYRPGTASAADTATPPAKRRRGARTLAGATHGMPG; from the coding sequence ATGCCTGCGCCCGCACGGGCGCGGCGGCGCGGCGAGCCGGGCGCGACGTGCGAAAAGCACGCCGCGGTCCTGGGTGCGGCGCGGCAGCTGTTTTCCCGCAACGGCTTCGACAGCACCAACATGGATGCCATCGCCACCTGCGCGGGCGTGTCCAAGGCCACGGTGTATGCCCATTTCGCCAGCAAGGACGCGCTGTTCCGGGCCACCGTGGACGCGATGGTCGGCGAGGTGCCGGATCGCTGGGAGGCGCTGCTCGGCGTGCACGCGCCGCTGCAGGCGCGGCTGGCGGCGGTGGCCCACGACATCGTGGCGATGGCGACCGGACCGCTGCTGACCGGCATCCACCGCATGTTGGCGCTGTCCACGCAGTTCTCCGTGCGCCACACCGAGACGTACTGGGACCTGTGCTTCGCGCGCTACGATCGCGCCATGCGCCAGTGTCTGCTCGTCGAAACCCGGCAGGGCACGCTGGCGGTGTCCGACGCGATGCAGGCGTCGGCGCAGTTCTTCGGCTTGATCGCCGGCGCGCCGGCGCTGCACGCGCTGCTGATCGGCGAGCCGTTCGCGCCGCCGCCGGCGGCGGCCAGCGTGGACAGCGCCGTGGCGTTGTTCGTGCGCGGCTATCGGCCGGGTACAGCGTCCGCGGCCGACACCGCCACGCCACCGGCCAAGCGCCGGCGCGGCGCGCGAACGCTGGCGGGCGCCACGCACGGAATGCCAGGCTGA